The Episyrphus balteatus chromosome 3, idEpiBalt1.1, whole genome shotgun sequence genome segment acctacggtgaccatccgtcccggtttacccgggactgtcccgtatttctatagcttgtcccgggtttttattcaagaaacccgggacgtaggtataagtgtcccgtattttgtaatttgtcccgtgattgtcccgtatttccaCATTCACtggttttgtattcaaaattttaaatacattgtacgggaaaacagtggttggaaaataatttttttctaatttttcgaataaaagcattagtttttaaaaaatttcttcaattatttagttccggCTTGTTTTTGTCAGGTTGAAATGCAAcaccagaaaaagttttttttttcgaggaaagaacccagctaaatttcaaaacttttaaggacatattaaaaattgaaaaataaaattaaaatgctaaaaaaacagttctcacaattttgattaaaaaatattttttagaagttattaacagtacctattataaaacagttttcttgatttctgattcatgaaaacacatttcattatagtttttttttaacaatgtgTTGAAAACGATCCAACAAATTTTCtatttgtcccgggttttgctcctagaaatatggtcaccgtacccatacccatcataaatgcactgtaCTAAGTTAGGTATGTATTTGACTCTAAGACATAAATAGTTACAGTAAATTTTATCGaagtaataaataaatgtaactTCAAAAGGCTGCGAATAGAAAATTGAATAATATTGGATTGGTATAAAATGGTAAATTGATTTATAGACaggtacttttttattttttttttagcatgtGATGTGCTAAATATGCGTTTTATGTTTTGTTCATTCAAAtaacatataaaaacaataacatttttaCGACTATCCACACATAAatgttgaaagaaaaaaaaaaaaacaccacgtAAACATCAGATTTCCTTTCAAGTTTTTACTGTGTCCATACCAAAAGaaacattttcttcaaataaaataccCTCCCAAATAAACCCCTGACTCAGCTAAATActttactttattatttttgtttgattttccaACGCAATTCAAAGATAACGATAAATCAGATTTTAACGAcgtcataaaaattaaatatatgaaaaaaaaaaaaaaatcacacagtAAATATTATCGTTGTTGAAATCTTGAAAAACCCTATCCTCCAAACACAGAcataggggaaggtggcctaaaatggcgcccctaaggaaaatgtcccaTATCTGGAAAATAagtagcattcaaacttaaatgctatatacttttaaaaGTTTAATGTATTACAcccacaaatttttttgttttgcaagttaaaaaaattccaaaaagtatttaatttttttaattttccagacgtctacaaatttcactgatcaaatttacccgggtaaaatggcacccTGTCCAAACATACGCgatttaaaatgcaaaattgagCCAAAAGGgtccttttccattttcttggaacaagtggcGCTTAGTCCCCCCAGATCTTTCTACTAGTCATTCAAAACCCTGTTCACGttgttggttgctcgtctccttactgtagtttttgcaacttcgaatgttttggatgcttttttccagattttgggCGGAATCAAGGgcttctcaagtagcacaaaagtctaaaatacaccaaaatatttggtgtattttttgcactttcgtgatatgcattttgaatataaaaaatacaccattttctcgtatataataaactccggtggttaaaaaatataccgattttggtgtataaaaggcgctagtggtatattaaatgatctcgtttttggtgaaaattatccctttgaaattgaaaaatacacaataaatctatggataaaatacacaatttaaattattctaattttaaatttgaaccaaagtttattttttacctcaaacagtttgatgaattctaattcacaccatttcttatgaaataaatgaaaatgaacttttattcactttcataatattgccataagaaactaatggttaaatatgaatttgtttgcctaatttaaaaacgaaacacattctgtctactaattttagatactaccccctctaaaaatcaagcgcctcaaaaatgtcactgaattaatgatttttttgttcgattttaaaaatcagttttttcaaaaattataattttgttgttgtttttacatttttttagaagagttcttttataatataatataccgaatggaaaaaacaagaatacgggataattaggtcaataaatatactattatagtaaaaaaaattaattgctgtcttctttttttaaatggcggccattgaaaaatatggcgtctcccatttatgcattctggtgaattttatgtccacagggtgtgcttcctacaccaaagagagtgtacaaaatataccgttttggttgatttcagaatcgaataattttatgcaccattaatggtatattataaaaacaactgaatatcggtgtattttttgcacagaatcttaaaaaaatgttgaaatttttcacagaaaagacagtggtataatttttataccactaattttgagaaatacaccatattttttcaatttcctcaattttacaccaaaattaatgaatttacaccaatttatacaccagtgtgctacttgagtatcTAAGTAcaggacttcctctctgtagATTATTTATATTTAGCAACCATTTTCactatataaaaatgaaaatgtgaaagtaaGTTTAAAATGGCATGTGAAAGTAAGTATGCTATTTTACCCAAGTaataagtaggccattttgcccattttgggttttttgaatttaagttttataGCGCAAAgccaacttatttcagtaatttaataagaaatattttacgcatacatacataatacttctttttccaaagtacaatgttttttatactttttttgcaaaaaaaatttcacaaaattttaaagagtgtactttttgaggtggCTAGAAAGAGTTTggcctgtcaaatttcaaataatggcttgaagaTGCTAAAATTTCGTATATGTCGGTTTTTCCAGATAAACTTAAGAATTCTTCTAATTATGTTCtgttctacgatttctagcaagggggccattttaccttggggtgccattttaggccactttcccctacatGCATGTAGTACATATATGATttctgttttctgtttttgttaacaaaagcCAAATTGCTACATAAATATACTTCAGCAGGGAAAATTTGTTTATCTATCAGATCTCagagatcattaattaaaatgttatttttcttttcccCCATTTGCTATATATACATATTGCTCGTTTAATAGCGCGAATCATTGCCAAAGAGAAGATGCATGAAAACATTTTgccaaaataaataaagaatcatttaagaaaaaaatggtaacttaaacaaaaataatgttgttctgtttataaacaaaaattaaatccagGGAGCAgtcattgtttaaacaaaaatattgaattaaataaatcaaatagaaCAAAATTCCATACAAACAAAAACGAACGAGCCACTGCGGGACCTTTGCACTGTTTTTAACTTGCGagaatgaatttaaaaattttttacttatgTTACAAAAATTTACTGATTTATAAGATTTAATTTCAACCATGTATTTTTGGACAAAGATCTGTATAATTAATATTTAGCCTATCAGTTATTTaccatattttcttaatttccaAATTATTCGTAAACTATTcaatcgatttcaacgaaaattttcatgcGAAGGCGTTTAAGAAGtcgtaaattcaaaaataagtacctactttagaaaaaaaaaaaacatttttggataaaaaattttaaaattattttttgaaaacggaaattcaatattgaattttttttaattttagaattttttatatacaaaaaattatttaaaaaataaaggctcaatttttgttcaatttcttaataaactttttaaataatctaACTATATTAAGATAATCTAAAAACCTTTAACATAAGAGCTACTTTATTAGttcgtgtattttattattttctggtATAAATTAAAATcctattttttcttatattactcaaaattattgcaaaatttttgaTGCGCCAAATTTTGTGTTAGTAACTCATTGCATGTAtaaatattaagtcaaaattaaaattttttttattttcaatttaggaCAAGGATAAATCCAGAAGCgtgtaaaatatttataaacgcTCTCCATCCGCaataagaaatcatttttattgtCAAACTATAAAATGAAGTTTTCGTAAAAGTAAATCgttaaacaataaaacaattgttatacgaaaatttcaaaacacacttttggattaaaaaaaaattttgtttgaaaaattaatttttttaaaactagaaTCGAATCACgtcatacgttcgttaacgtatggacGCTATCTGTCACTTTCTTTTTCtgctgattaaatagagacgcCAATAgccaaaacgttaacgtatgatcgtaatcgtttGCCATGATTCGACCCCTGgcttatcaaaatatttttttgtgttgaaaaatattttcttaaaaattgcattaaaaaaagttagaaaatttgtatacataaaaaattatgttttgaaaaaacggctctaagggattttcaatttttttttttctaaaaaaatactttttaaacaaaaattcaaataacacaCTTTATCAAATGTTTaatcaattataaaattaaataggtaGTATTATTTTTGCATTACTTATGcaagtcatgcattttattttttatgggatagttttttattttttttttttttgttatgaaatcaagaatttttaaagtcctcaaattgattgaaatctttattttcaatattttatttatttgttgttgtttcgtcGTGCTCCAAATCGCTTGTTTCTTGCAATAATTGTATTGTATGTTACAGTAACAGTAGTCCTTTAAGTTCGACGGATGTGCAAATTTGTATGTATATTCACGAATTTTTGTGACATCCAAGGTTTCTTaaagttctattcataactgcaaaccaaaacatTCATGGAGGTTTGGTTcttgagatatttccaaccaaacatgttttttcttaaatttggaaGTTGGGAGTTAATTAAAGATATGAATTCACAAtcaacaggcctatgcatttagataaaaaaatgtcCCGATATGTTctgaaataaaaagattttaatctaaaacatggcatttcaaacttttcaaaaatcaaaaactttcaaaacaaaaactgtgattatataaataaataataaataagttattttcttcttttgaaaattattattttttcgtcGAAGTTTACGTGTGGTAACACGCTTTTCCATTCTCTATAacaaattgtatttattgtgaaactGTTAAACgaagtttataaaataataacttactaattttattttcaactaaTTTAAAAGAAAGTACTAAGtcaaactataaaatttaatttttattttttaatttcaagaagaaaataaaaactcacgATTTTCTACaaccattaaaaaaacttaattattaaaTGAATGTTTGCTGGTATATAAGCCCGTATTAACTTTGTAAAAAACATCAGAAAGTATCCAAGAGAACTGTCTTGAAACCTGGAAAAATGAAGCTTATTATTGTAACCTCCGCTTTCCTTGCAATCTTTTGCTGTGAGTTCTTGaatactattttattttaattaatttttcaaagcttatatttatttctaattttaataattcttttgcTTCAATTTAATTCTCCTGCTAGGTTTTTCGCAAATAGAATTCACTTCAGCAAAACCTACATATGGATATGGACTTCCAGTAGGAAGTGCTCTTCAAGGACTTGATGCTGCAACTCTTCTTGCTCTTCTAGGGGGAGGTGCTAGTGGTCCACTAGGTTTAGGTGGTCTTCTAGGTGGTGGTCTCCTAGGAGCTTCAGGACCAACTTCTCAATCAAGTAAATGTTTAAATCATAcataggagcaaaaaaaaaaaatattaattttattcttgtATACCTAGATACCGAGAACGTTGCCATTAGTGGGTTAGGAAACCAATATTCATCATTAATTGATCTTACTGGAAATCTTAACGCATTATCAGGCGGTGTATTGTAGATATTTTCTATATACATAATGAATGTATAATACTTgtattgtttataaataaaaacaattttgcaaataaagattgttgtattaaatattttatgactATCACTTGGTGATAGGTAAGGGATCACTTCTATGATGTATGACGTAGAGTAATAGTTTGACAAAGGCTGTCTGCGTCATACGGTTGTCAATGAGTTATCTGTCTTTCTGTATACTAAGCTACggtctaaacggatggaccgattaatgtcaaacttgatatgtagcgttattttgcgaggattttttggaattaattttttttggacaacaAATTAATAAcagtacttgtcatataccgattttagtcaaGTTGAAATTGTTCGTAAACGGCtccaacaattttgttaaaacatTCGAATGCAAGACTTAAAAAAGGTCTAtctattaataaaaaacaaacattttgaaaatcattatattAACAGTACCTGCTATCGAatcgtttctttttttaatctgattttCGTCGAAACtactaattcgatttcaacgaaattttttgtaaacaaagcaTTTAcatattaatccagtcaaataagggtttaacctcggaatgaatgctaatagaaattttttttgctcaataccttcgttttggcattctataatatacttcaaaagtctagaaagtctcatgtccgcaagtcgcgattttgaaggttaaagcgcgaaatggagattttcaaaattagcaataacaGACGATGGTATTATAATTATATACATTATGATACATGgttttaagctattttttaatgctgattccaaaaaatctaaaatggaggcaatctgacgtctctgacgTTATACCtgttttcatctgtcaacccatattattataacagttgcaatcTTACGACcgaaaaaaccttaaaattccgaagccgatatttattttgattaaagtcTCGAATGTACAGTGTAAAAAAAtaggtttgtaattttttatctgAGTGTACATTGTACACTcagataaaaaattacaaacctattttttttttggatttttgaaaaaatgcaagGGGTAGGTGtacccttgccaaaaaaaaacaatacgttTTACAAATTTCCTCAGAATCCATCGAAAGGTCTTAAATTGACCTTGTTCATAACTAAAAACCAAGAGTTTATTTgaaatcttttatttatttacattatttatataaacaggGGCCGCATTATTGCATCGTTAACGTATTGTCGCTTtatgtccctatctttttctattgattaaatagagacagcaatagtcaaaacatTAACGTATTGAAGCATCATGAAGTTTGTTCGAATGGCTTTTACGCCCCTGGAAGAACATGGGCAATTTTCTGAAATTGATatctttctttaatttaaaacacatcacaaaaaagtttttttttaagttcaaaattcaatacaatTCTGATACTAGATTCGAATTCAGACGGTCAAAGTCCAggagaaaattaaaattggcaaaattttttttcggctattttttcaaattaagcccaaaaatttatatttcgttgcaaacaataaataaaaataggttTAACAACCATAAAAAGTAAGGTTTAAGCAAATCTTGATATAGAATCcgacattttttgttaaaaaaaaaaaaacaaaaaaaaaaaaaaaaacagcattttggcatttttctcaatatttgtgagttagtataaaaaaaataatttgagtaataaaagttttattgtaTAGGCATCTTTTCACTACTtacaactttttatttaaaaaccacgattttttttactgaaggATTGGCTTTTGCTCTAAAGgataacataaaatattttttttgtgaaactaTTAAATGCAAGTAATTACTTACTGATTATTTTcaactaaattaaaaagaaaaaactataactgaaaacataaactttttatttttaatttcaaaaggaAAAAGAATCACGATTTTCTacagccattaaaaaaaaattgattttaatgaatttttattagTATATAAGCAAGCACGTatgaactttttaaaaaacatcagaaaGTATCCAAGAGAACTGTCTTGAAACCTGAAAAATGAAGCTTATTATTGTAACTTCCGCTTTCCTTGCATTCTTTTGCTGTAAGTTCTTGAatactattttgtttttaatatatttttcaaaactaatatttttttctaattttaatattacttttgtctcaattttattttactgcTAGGTTTTTCGCAAATAGAATTCACTTTAGCTAAACCTACATATGGATATGGACTCGGAGGACTACCAGTAAGTGCTCTTCAAGGACTTCCAATTGCAAGTCTTCTTCCTCTTCTAAGTGGAGGTGGCGGTTTAGGTGGTCTTCTAGGAGGAACTTCAGGACCATCGTATCAATCAAGTAAATATTTAAATCAAcataggagcaaaaaaaaatattaattttattcttgcATATCTAGATACCGAAAACATTGCCGTTGAAGGTGCTTTTAACTCAATATCAAAAGGAATTGATCTTACTGGAAATCTTAACGCATTATCAGGCGGTTTATTGTAGATATTTTCTAtacaaatatacatatttataatatgataaatacaattttgaaataaagaattATGCATTAAATATGTTGAGACTATCACTTGAcctaataatcattttttatcaaaaaaaaaacaaaagcaacatctATGGATCGAAACTTGAATTTTTAGTTTTCTCATCATTAAAACTGTTTTATAGTATAATGGGAACGCAATGCAAGCACagctttcaaatacaaaaagaattatcaaaattggttcacccagtctaaagttatgaggtaacttaaaaacaaaagctAATGTATTTCAGATCGTTTACAAAAAAGATGATGCGTACATCAACAGCTTCACAAAGCTTACTTATTATTTCAATAGGAAtgcacataaaattaataagaaatcaTTTCATTCTTACCAGatacacttaaatttttttagaaacagagtttaaacatatttttcatttattttaaaaaaaaatcttattaatttaagaagATACATTTTGAAAAGGAGCATTATCTAGATTCAAAGTGGggtatttttctctgtgtaggccACTAAAATATGAAGCAAATGGTGGATTATAATGCCAGGTGATTGATCTGCGAGCACTATGTCAACATGATTGTGTGAagcccttttttttaaatcgttattatttttgaaagttgttccaggttgttgCCGATTTGTTccgaaatgtttttttgttgaacattttttaaccccttgtaacccaacatcgtaaattttaaaattaataatgtcaatcgaaagggctttagctataataaaacacgtattttttaaaaattcaataaattcattatttgcttagttatttcgaaatttgcgcagtaaaaaaaatagtttaaataatttatttttgtatataaatgcaaaaattcaaacaaaaagctatctaatatttatttttaagcgcaTTCCTAAAATCCTAAAATAAAACCCTgttagtttatgcacgaaaaatattttttctgaatttcgtagtttttatataaatttgcttgttttccaaaaaagccgaactttcaacattaattgccaattaaaaactattggtgctatttattagaaatatggcgcattatttcgataaagcaattcttaaagattgtataagaagctttaaaagaataaaaatatgttttttacagcttttgggcgatctttttcggtttgttacagaaatgtcacatggggctacaaggggttaaaaatGGTGGTTTTAgccaaaaaatagtttttgaccTAGCCcgatttttaaaagttgttttggacCTCCAAgtttaatatttcaattttttaagttttttttttttttatttttttttttcaacatttaaaaagtgttcttaacatttttccaaaaatttgtaagctttcgaaatttttttcaaaaaactaaaaaaaaaaacttttccaaaaaataaacaacgatTTTAGTAAACTCTTACCCCACTTTTTCacagtttgaaaattttaaattccaaaatCTAAGACAGATTGATCATCTGATTATCGTTAATGTATTATAATATAATCTGTTTCAAAGATATTTCAAGcccaaaaaattacaaaaaaataacccCACCacaccgaaaatccaaaaaaaaactaatgcaaaatttagattttagagcaaaaaaataatttatgatattagaaaaattgaatcccaaaattttcaactattaaattaaaataaaataggggagagtggggcacatttgaacactgcatataacatttaattttatcaatcttttttagaagttattcgatatttgaacccgccaacaccatatccataaacGTCAATGAATTTCCTTGGTTATCTCAGCTGgctttcagatttataggtggtaggtgatttttatagtggttttgcattatttcagttttttagttgtaagagtttaaaacaaatttggtgcgtgatttcaaaacgcaatacaatttttgttaatgttta includes the following:
- the LOC129916398 gene encoding uncharacterized protein LOC129916398, with amino-acid sequence MKLIIVTSAFLAIFCCFSQIEFTSAKPTYGYGLPVGSALQGLDAATLLALLGGGASGPLGLGGLLGGGLLGASGPTSQSNTENVAISGLGNQYSSLIDLTGNLNALSGGVL
- the LOC129913488 gene encoding uncharacterized protein LOC129913488, yielding MKLIIVTSAFLAFFCCFSQIEFTLAKPTYGYGLGGLPVSALQGLPIASLLPLLSGGGGLGGLLGGTSGPSYQSNTENIAVEGAFNSISKGIDLTGNLNALSGGLL